CTCCTGGACCGATGCATCCGGATTCAGCTGTTGCCTGAGCTGATCGAAATACGCGATCTGCAAATTCGTTCCCAGTCGCACCGTGCCCAATTGCGGCTGAAGTTGTCCCAACAGCAACTGTAGCAACGTGGTTTTTCCGGAGCCGTTGGGACCGAAGACGCCGATTTTATCTCCACGAAGAATCGTCGAGGAAAAATCACGCACGATCGGTCGCTGTTCGCATGCGAACGTGACGCAGTCAAGCTCGGCGACCAGCGTTCCGCTGCGTTGCGCTTCGGCAATCGCCATCTGCACTTTGCCGCCGGACGTGCGCCGTTCGCTGCGGACGCGCCGCATCTGTTCCAGCGCCCTGACCCGACCCTCGTTGCGGGTCCGCCGCGCCTTGACCCCGCGACGCAGCCAGACCTCCTCCTCGGCCAGCTTCTTGTCGAACAGAGCGTTCTGCTTCTCCTCGGCGGCCAGCAGGTCTTCCTTACGGCTCAGGAACGTGTCGTAATCGCACGACCAGTCAAAAAGTCGGGCTTGGTCGATTTCCAGGATGCGCGTGGCCAGTCTGCGCAGAAACATGCGATCGTGCGTGACGAAAATCAACGTGGCGCTGGTACGGCCAAGGAAATCTTCCAACCAGTTGATGGCCTCCACATCGAGATGGTTCGTTGGCTCATCCAAGAGCAATACATCTGGCCCCGAGACGAGCGCTCGGGCCAGCAGCACCCGGCGCTTCATGCCGGACGAAAGGCTCTCGAAGCGTGCCTCGGCCGGCAAATCCATGTTCGACAGAATGCGTTCGAGCTTATGCTCGGCCTGCCAGGCTGTTTCAGACTCGTGCCCGACGCTGTCCAAACCGAGGGCGACGACGTCCCTGACCGGACCTGCAATATCCTGTGGGACATCCTGGGGCAACAGCGCGATCCGCGTCCCCGGCGCGAACGTGGCCTGACCCGAGTCCGGCTCGGCCTGCCCACAGAGGATCCGCATGAACGTGGTCTTGCCCGCCCCGTTGCGGCCTAACAAGGCAATCCTTTGGCCCGTCTCGATCTGGCACGACACCGCATCGAGCAACGTACGACCGCGAAAGCCAATCGAAAGGTCGCTGACTGTAATAAGGGGCATGGGCAATGCGTGGCGGGGGGTCGACGTTCGCTGGGTAAGTACACGGGGCACTGGGAATTATGCGTATTTCCCGTTTTGGGGCGAGAGCCCTTCCAGGCCGCCTGTCCGACTTTGCTCGGCCGGGACGGCTTCGGGAATATTCCGCTGGATAACTGGAGGGTTCGGTTGGTTGGCAGCCAGATTGGTCCGCGAGTCTAGGAGAACAAATTCTGGCAGGGCGACCGCCGAACGATTACGCTAATCGACGCTCGCCCGTTATTGTTCCAGATTCATCTGCCAGGACCACCGTCTTATGAAGACCTTCTGCGTCGTCGCTCAATTTTTGTTCGTGTGCTCGGTCTCGTACGCGGCCGACCTGCCGCGCAGTAATCCCGAGGCGCAAGGCGTCTCGTCGCCGGCCGTGCTTTCGTTCATCGAGGCGGCCGACAAGATCGATGCCATGAACAGCTTCATGCTGGTGCGACATGGTCACGTCGTCGCCGAAGGCTGGTGGACGCCCTTTCGAGCCGAGGCTCGCCACTCTTTGTATTCACTCAGCAAGAGCTTTACCTCTACGGCGGTTGGTCTGGCCATCTCCGAGGGCAAACTCGGCTTGAACGATGAAGTGTTGAAGTTTTTCCCCGACGACGCTCCGTCCGAGCCAAGCAACTTCCTCAAAGCAATGCGGGTCAGCGATCTGTTACGCATGTCGACAGGCCATCAGGTCGAGCCCGCGCGCACAACCAACGAACCATGGACGAAAACGTTCTTGGCCCAGCCGGTTCCTTTTAGACCGGGCACACATTTTCTCTACAACACGTCGGGCACCTACATGCAATCGGCGATCGTGCAAAAAGCGACGGGACAAACCGTGCTCGACTATCTGCAGACACGGCTCTTCGAACCTTTGGGAATAGCCGGGCCGACCTGGGAAACGAGCCCGCAGGGAATTTCGACGGGCGGCTACGGTCTCAGCATTCGTACCGAAGACATTGCCAAGTTCGGTCAGCTCTACCTGCAGAAAGGAAAGTGGCAGGACAAGCAACTCGTCCCTGCCAGCTGGATCGAGGCTGCGACCGCCCGACAAACCTCCAACGGCAGCAATCCCGACAGCGATTGGGAGCAGGGTTACGGATATCAATTCTGGCGTTGTACCCACGGCGCGTACCGCGGCGACGGCGCCTTTGGACAATTCTGCGTCGTGCTGCCCGAGCAGGACACGGTCGTTGCCATCACGAGTGGCGTCCGCAACATGCCGGGCGTAATAAGTCTGGTCTGGGAACAGCTCTTGCCCGCGCTGAATCCGTCCGCCTTAAGACCCGACGAAGCCGCGACGACGAAGCTACGGCAAAAACTGGCAGGACTAACCGTGCGACTGCCGGACAACAGCGGCGAACCTGCAACAATCTCGGGCAAGACTTACGAGTTTCCCTCGAATGATTTCAAGCTGGAGTCGATCACGCTCGAGCGCGACGCCGCCAACAGCCACGTGACGCTCGTCACGCGCATCGACGGCAGCGAACAACGCATCGAATGCGGGCAAGGCAAGTGGATCGACGGGCAAGTAGCGTGGGGCCTATTGCCACAGCAACCGGCAGCTGCCGCCGGCGGTTGGACCGGCGACGAATTCACGGCCAAGATCTGCTTCTACGAAACGCCGTTCATCGTCACGACGCGATTGAAGTTCGCGGGGGACAATCTAACGTTCAATTCCGAAACCAATGTCGGATTCGTTCGGACCAAGCAGCCGGAATTGGTCGGCAAGGCAAAGTAACCGCGCCTGATCACGGTCGTCGCAGGACCGTCTTTTCACCGTACTTGGTGGGAAATGTGAGCGCATCGTTAAGATTGGCGTCGCTTCCTCGAATTCCTTTGCCTCTTCTCTTGACCATCGTGCGTTAATTGTCGAAATACGCGATGGACGTCTCGGCTCTGCGCGCCATCACTTCGCTTCGGCGCGTGATATGCTCGATGGAATCGACGGCTCGCCGGCCAGATGCTAGAAATGGGTGCCGGTCCGATCATCTCATCGAAACCATGTCACGATAGTCGCGTTTATGACCCAGTCTATTGCCAGGTTGATCGACCACTCGTTGTTACATCCGACAATGACCGAAAAGCAGCTGCGCGAGGGATGCCAGCTTGCCCGACGATTGCACGTAGCTTCCGTGTGCATCAAGCCATACGCAGTGCCACTCGCCAAGGAATTATTGTCCGGCTCCGATGTGGCCGTGTGTACGGTGATCGGCTTCCCGCACGGCTCGAACGCCACTGAGACCAAGGTATACGAGGCGCATCTGGCCTGCCAACAGGGGGCGGTTGAGTTAGACATGGTTGTCAACGTCGGCCGAGTTCTTGACCGCGACTGGTCCTTTGTCGAGTCCGACATTCGCGCGGTAGTTGACGCGGCCCACCAGCATGGTGCTCTTCTCAAGGTCATCTTCGAAAACGAATTCTTGCCAAGCGACGATTTAAAGATCGAGCTCTGCCGCATCTGCTCTGAAGTGCGTGCCGATTTCGTCAAGACCTCGACCGGGTTTGGTTTTATCAGTCGTTCCGGTGGCGGTTTTGCCACGATCGGCGCGACGGATCACGACCTGCGTCTCATGCGGACCCATGCCGCGCCCGAAGTCGGCCTAAAGGCTGCCGGCGGAGTTCGCAATTATGAGGACGCCTTGCGAGTGGTTAACCTGGGAGCCACGCGCATCGGCACCAGTTCGACAGCCGTGATTGTCGAAGGGCAGCCCAGCAGTCAGGCAGCTTCCCAGTCCGAAGTGGGTTATTGATCCGTCCGCTGCGGCGGCTTTGTGGCATCAGATGCGTATCGATTATTACCGGCAAGGATAGCTTTTGTGACGGAATCTGCTTGCCAGATTAACGCTGCAGCCGCGGCCATTCGCGCCGCATGGTCTGGCCAACCGCGAGTCGGCATCATTCTGGGTACGGGCCTGGCAGGATTCTCGGATCAGATCGACCGCGAAGCTGTACTGAACTATGAGGACATTCCCCACTTTC
Above is a window of Pirellulales bacterium DNA encoding:
- a CDS encoding ATP-binding cassette domain-containing protein; translated protein: MPLITVSDLSIGFRGRTLLDAVSCQIETGQRIALLGRNGAGKTTFMRILCGQAEPDSGQATFAPGTRIALLPQDVPQDIAGPVRDVVALGLDSVGHESETAWQAEHKLERILSNMDLPAEARFESLSSGMKRRVLLARALVSGPDVLLLDEPTNHLDVEAINWLEDFLGRTSATLIFVTHDRMFLRRLATRILEIDQARLFDWSCDYDTFLSRKEDLLAAEEKQNALFDKKLAEEEVWLRRGVKARRTRNEGRVRALEQMRRVRSERRTSGGKVQMAIAEAQRSGTLVAELDCVTFACEQRPIVRDFSSTILRGDKIGVFGPNGSGKTTLLQLLLGQLQPQLGTVRLGTNLQIAYFDQLRQQLNPDASVQENVSDGYDTVTIGGKPRHVIGYLEEFLFSPERSRTAVRYLSGGECNRVLLAKLFAKPANVIVLDEPTNDLDAETLELLEERLVQFTGTVLVVSHDREFLNNVVSSTIVFENGGVKEYVGGYDDWLRQRPVSSTVPAPVNRPSVMATAKTSAAPQADAQPDQRKRRLSFKERQELQGLPALIEKLEGQIAEMHREMSQDAFYRQPGPQIAEQQALLKELEEQLATVYIRWEELEPFAD
- a CDS encoding serine hydrolase, translated to MKTFCVVAQFLFVCSVSYAADLPRSNPEAQGVSSPAVLSFIEAADKIDAMNSFMLVRHGHVVAEGWWTPFRAEARHSLYSLSKSFTSTAVGLAISEGKLGLNDEVLKFFPDDAPSEPSNFLKAMRVSDLLRMSTGHQVEPARTTNEPWTKTFLAQPVPFRPGTHFLYNTSGTYMQSAIVQKATGQTVLDYLQTRLFEPLGIAGPTWETSPQGISTGGYGLSIRTEDIAKFGQLYLQKGKWQDKQLVPASWIEAATARQTSNGSNPDSDWEQGYGYQFWRCTHGAYRGDGAFGQFCVVLPEQDTVVAITSGVRNMPGVISLVWEQLLPALNPSALRPDEAATTKLRQKLAGLTVRLPDNSGEPATISGKTYEFPSNDFKLESITLERDAANSHVTLVTRIDGSEQRIECGQGKWIDGQVAWGLLPQQPAAAAGGWTGDEFTAKICFYETPFIVTTRLKFAGDNLTFNSETNVGFVRTKQPELVGKAK
- the deoC gene encoding deoxyribose-phosphate aldolase; protein product: MTQSIARLIDHSLLHPTMTEKQLREGCQLARRLHVASVCIKPYAVPLAKELLSGSDVAVCTVIGFPHGSNATETKVYEAHLACQQGAVELDMVVNVGRVLDRDWSFVESDIRAVVDAAHQHGALLKVIFENEFLPSDDLKIELCRICSEVRADFVKTSTGFGFISRSGGGFATIGATDHDLRLMRTHAAPEVGLKAAGGVRNYEDALRVVNLGATRIGTSSTAVIVEGQPSSQAASQSEVGY